Proteins co-encoded in one Christiangramia fulva genomic window:
- the sufD gene encoding Fe-S cluster assembly protein SufD, with protein MELKDKLISSFLAFEEGLDSDNTLYNVRNRAIKDFEALGFPNRKEEDWKYTSLNPVLKQDYSVFPKKEDAIDYRDIKKYFIHDIDTYDLVFVDGIYSSHLSQTTHDKIDVCLMSSALNKDKYRPVIENYFSKVAPKTGLNSLNTAFAREGAFIHIHKNRQANKPIQIINFSTGNEPSLLLQPRNLIVVDENSQVQVIERHQSLTDHPVLTNSVTEIFAEKRAIVDYYKIQNDKSSASLIDNTFIEQKDESNVSVHTFSFGGKLTRNNLQFFQKGERINSILKGVTIIEDKQHVDHNTLVHHIEPNCESHQDYKGIYGDRSTGVFNGRVIVEKEAQKTNAYQSNNNILADDKATINSKPQLEIFADDVRCSHGCTIGQLDEDALFYLQSRGIPRKEARGLLMYAFANNVLESVKIPEVKKRINKLIATKLEVDLGFNL; from the coding sequence ATGGAATTAAAAGATAAACTCATATCATCATTCCTTGCTTTTGAGGAAGGTCTGGATTCAGATAATACTCTATATAATGTTAGGAACAGGGCGATCAAAGATTTTGAAGCGCTCGGTTTTCCCAATCGAAAGGAGGAAGACTGGAAATATACTTCCCTCAATCCGGTGTTAAAACAGGATTATAGTGTATTTCCTAAAAAGGAAGATGCCATAGATTACAGGGATATCAAGAAATATTTTATTCACGATATCGATACTTATGACCTGGTTTTTGTTGACGGGATCTATTCTTCACATCTTTCGCAAACCACTCATGACAAAATTGATGTTTGTTTGATGTCTTCGGCTTTAAATAAGGATAAATACCGCCCGGTGATCGAGAATTATTTTAGCAAAGTTGCTCCTAAAACCGGTTTAAATTCTTTGAATACCGCTTTCGCCAGGGAAGGAGCCTTTATTCATATTCATAAAAACAGGCAGGCAAATAAACCCATTCAGATCATTAATTTTTCTACGGGCAATGAACCATCGCTTTTATTGCAGCCACGAAATCTGATCGTTGTTGATGAAAACTCCCAGGTTCAGGTCATTGAAAGACATCAGAGCCTCACCGATCATCCGGTTCTGACAAATTCAGTAACCGAAATTTTTGCTGAAAAAAGGGCGATCGTTGATTATTATAAGATTCAGAATGACAAATCTTCGGCTTCGCTGATCGATAATACTTTTATTGAACAGAAGGATGAAAGCAATGTTTCAGTGCATACTTTCTCTTTCGGAGGAAAACTGACCAGAAATAATCTGCAGTTTTTCCAAAAAGGAGAACGAATTAATTCGATTTTGAAAGGAGTGACGATCATTGAAGATAAGCAACATGTAGATCACAACACGCTTGTTCATCATATCGAGCCGAACTGCGAAAGCCATCAGGATTATAAGGGGATTTACGGTGATCGTTCCACCGGCGTTTTCAATGGAAGGGTGATCGTTGAGAAGGAAGCCCAGAAAACCAACGCCTACCAGTCTAATAACAACATTCTGGCTGATGATAAAGCAACGATAAATTCCAAACCTCAGTTGGAGATCTTTGCCGATGATGTGCGTTGCAGCCATGGTTGTACCATTGGTCAGCTAGACGAAGATGCATTATTTTATCTTCAATCCAGAGGGATTCCAAGGAAAGAGGCACGCGGACTGTTAATGTACGCATTTGCCAATAATGTGCTGGAAAGTGTAAAAATTCCTGAAGTTAAAAAACGTATCAATAAACTGATCGCTACCAAACTGGAAGTAGATCTTGGTTTTAATCTGTAA
- a CDS encoding VPS10 domain-containing protein, with protein sequence MKRKNISLSLFLLLNSAFPFSQQKPTSAKDLQDALQKKEQLAQNSIVKNLPLKNIGPSVMSGRVTDFAVNPDDPTEFYVAYATGGLWYTNNNGTSFTPVMDNAPMLNIGDVAVDWKNGTIWVGTGEVNASRSSYAGMGLLKTEDNGKTWQFMGLPDSHHISRILINPKNPYEVVVGVAGHLYSGNTERGIYKTSNGGKTWSKKLFIDEHTGIIDMAANPDNFNELYAAAWDKDRKAWNFRESGNGSGIYKSTDAGDTWKLVSDKNSGFPTGDGVGRIGLAVYDTNTLYAIVDNQNHREKKEEKEEEKKGLQKEDFQKMKTSAFLKLENEELESFLRTNDFPKKYSAEKVKEMVRSNEIKPSDLALYLEDANANLFDTPVIGAQVYKSTDGGKTWNKTHDDYLDDLYYSYGYYFGMIHVDPNNPDAIYIYGVPIVKSKDGGKTFTSIDAENVHSDHHALWIDPKKSGHLIDGNDGGINISYDDGENWQKNNSPAVGQFYSVNVDDEKPYRVYGGLQDNGVWVGPHTNEEGPAWTATGEYNFKSIMGGDGMQVEVDNRNPDIVYTGFQFGNYFRLNRKTGEQTYIQPKHELGDRPYRFNWQTPILLSPHNQDILYMGANKLLRSMDQGENWQVISEDLTQGGREGDVPYGTLTTISESQFHFGLIYTGSDDGLIYRTKDGGGTWTPINQNLPKDLWISRVIASEHKKDRVYVTLNGYRYDDFKPYVYVSEDDGNSWKDISSNLPLSPVNVIREDPNNEKVLYLGTDNGLYVSLDRGESWQAFDAGIPNVPVHDLRIQKRAKDLVVGTHGRSIYIADIAPVSNMNKDEMKNALTVSSPEEIRFSSRWGNSYSKWMDPYTPKLPITFYTAKGGTAKISVVSESGIEVQHLEVKSDIGFNTTDYDLTITEDAAKKLEKEDEKLDMKKASNEKYYIPKGKYTIKLELNGKTAETKFEVDGGQGERSREAISVPGEPEMEFEEF encoded by the coding sequence ATGAAAAGAAAAAACATCTCTCTAAGTTTATTTTTACTTTTAAATTCAGCATTCCCTTTTTCACAACAAAAACCTACTTCGGCTAAAGACCTGCAGGATGCCTTGCAAAAAAAGGAACAGCTTGCCCAAAATTCAATAGTTAAAAATCTTCCACTTAAAAATATCGGTCCGAGTGTCATGAGTGGCAGGGTAACCGATTTTGCGGTAAATCCCGATGATCCCACCGAGTTTTACGTCGCTTATGCCACCGGCGGACTTTGGTATACCAATAATAACGGCACCAGTTTCACCCCGGTGATGGACAATGCGCCAATGCTGAATATAGGCGATGTGGCCGTAGACTGGAAAAACGGAACTATCTGGGTGGGAACCGGCGAGGTGAACGCCTCTCGTTCTTCGTATGCGGGAATGGGTTTGCTTAAAACTGAAGATAATGGTAAAACCTGGCAATTCATGGGCTTACCAGATTCGCATCACATTAGCCGGATTTTGATCAACCCGAAAAATCCTTATGAAGTCGTGGTTGGCGTTGCTGGACATCTTTATTCGGGAAATACTGAAAGAGGAATTTATAAAACCAGCAATGGAGGAAAAACCTGGAGCAAAAAGCTGTTTATAGACGAACATACGGGGATTATCGATATGGCTGCAAATCCCGATAATTTTAATGAATTATACGCTGCCGCCTGGGACAAAGACCGGAAAGCATGGAATTTCAGGGAAAGTGGAAATGGTAGTGGAATCTATAAAAGTACCGATGCAGGCGATACCTGGAAACTGGTTTCCGATAAAAATTCGGGATTTCCTACCGGGGATGGCGTGGGAAGAATAGGTCTTGCGGTGTATGATACCAATACGCTTTATGCCATCGTAGACAACCAGAATCACCGCGAGAAAAAAGAAGAAAAAGAAGAAGAGAAAAAAGGACTTCAGAAAGAAGATTTCCAGAAGATGAAAACTTCAGCTTTTCTGAAACTTGAAAATGAAGAGCTTGAAAGCTTTTTGCGGACTAATGATTTTCCGAAGAAATATTCCGCGGAAAAAGTTAAGGAAATGGTTCGTTCCAATGAGATAAAACCTTCTGATCTCGCTCTTTATCTGGAAGATGCGAATGCAAACCTGTTTGACACCCCTGTGATTGGTGCACAGGTTTATAAAAGTACCGACGGCGGAAAAACCTGGAACAAAACCCACGATGATTATCTGGACGACCTATATTACAGCTACGGTTATTATTTCGGGATGATCCACGTAGATCCGAATAATCCAGACGCGATCTATATCTACGGGGTTCCAATCGTGAAATCTAAAGACGGCGGAAAAACCTTTACTTCCATAGATGCTGAAAATGTACATTCAGACCATCATGCTTTATGGATAGATCCAAAAAAATCTGGCCATCTTATCGATGGTAATGACGGTGGGATCAATATTTCTTACGATGATGGAGAAAACTGGCAAAAGAACAATTCTCCTGCGGTAGGCCAGTTTTACAGCGTAAATGTAGATGATGAAAAACCCTATCGCGTCTATGGCGGACTTCAGGATAATGGTGTGTGGGTAGGACCTCATACCAATGAAGAAGGTCCGGCCTGGACAGCTACCGGCGAGTATAATTTCAAGTCTATCATGGGCGGTGACGGGATGCAGGTTGAAGTTGACAATCGTAACCCAGATATTGTTTACACCGGGTTTCAGTTCGGAAATTATTTCAGACTTAATAGAAAAACCGGGGAGCAGACTTATATCCAGCCCAAACATGAATTAGGTGATCGACCATACCGTTTTAACTGGCAGACACCAATTTTGCTTTCACCACACAACCAGGATATTCTATACATGGGCGCCAACAAACTACTAAGAAGCATGGACCAGGGCGAGAACTGGCAGGTGATCTCAGAAGATCTTACCCAGGGAGGCCGGGAAGGTGATGTGCCTTACGGAACATTGACCACCATCAGCGAATCACAATTCCATTTCGGATTGATCTATACCGGAAGTGACGATGGCTTGATCTATAGAACAAAAGACGGCGGCGGAACCTGGACGCCAATCAATCAGAATTTACCCAAAGATCTTTGGATTTCCCGTGTGATCGCTTCAGAACACAAAAAAGACAGGGTTTATGTGACGCTGAACGGATATCGTTATGATGATTTTAAACCTTATGTATATGTTTCCGAAGATGACGGAAATAGCTGGAAAGATATTAGTTCAAATTTGCCATTATCACCTGTGAACGTGATCCGCGAAGATCCGAACAACGAAAAGGTGCTTTATCTGGGTACAGATAACGGACTATATGTTTCTCTTGATCGTGGCGAAAGCTGGCAGGCATTCGATGCCGGAATTCCCAATGTTCCTGTTCATGACCTGAGAATTCAGAAAAGAGCTAAAGATCTTGTGGTGGGAACTCACGGAAGATCGATCTATATTGCAGATATTGCTCCGGTTTCAAACATGAACAAAGACGAGATGAAAAATGCCCTCACTGTCTCCTCGCCGGAAGAAATAAGGTTCTCCAGCCGCTGGGGAAACTCCTATAGCAAATGGATGGATCCTTACACACCAAAGCTGCCCATAACCTTTTATACTGCAAAGGGCGGAACTGCAAAAATCTCTGTTGTTTCTGAATCAGGTATTGAAGTTCAACATCTGGAAGTGAAGAGTGACATAGGTTTTAATACTACCGACTATGATCTCACAATCACTGAAGATGCCGCGAAAAAGCTTGAAAAAGAGGATGAAAAACTTGATATGAAAAAGGCATCCAACGAAAAATATTATATCCCAAAAGGAAAATATACCATCAAACTGGAACTCAACGGCAAAACAGCAGAGACCAAATTTGAAGTCGATGGAGGCCAGGGCGAAAGAAGCCGTGAGGCTATTTCTGTTCCCGGAGAACCGGAAATGGAGTTTGAAGAATTTTAA
- a CDS encoding four helix bundle protein: MEQYKTFEDLEVYKKTVSFTVKIFELIKIENLNKEFALIDQLKRATLSISNNIAEGFERESDKDYVRFLYFSKASAGEVRNILNVMYEVKILSYDSYSELKSEIIEISKQLSNYIKFIKKRSSIN, from the coding sequence ATGGAGCAGTATAAAACTTTTGAAGATCTGGAAGTTTATAAAAAGACTGTTTCATTCACCGTAAAGATCTTTGAATTAATAAAAATTGAAAATTTAAATAAAGAGTTCGCTTTAATAGACCAACTCAAACGAGCGACTCTTTCAATTTCAAATAATATAGCTGAGGGTTTTGAAAGGGAATCAGATAAAGATTATGTTAGATTTCTTTATTTCTCGAAAGCTTCAGCAGGTGAAGTTAGAAATATTTTGAACGTGATGTATGAAGTGAAGATTCTGTCTTATGATTCATATTCAGAATTGAAATCTGAAATAATTGAAATTTCAAAACAACTTTCTAACTACATCAAATTCATTAAGAAAAGGAGTTCGATTAATTAA
- a CDS encoding aminopeptidase P family protein, giving the protein MKYDKIDSKLFVKNRRNFMEQMKPKSLAVFNSNDIYPIGADSTMPFEQNRDLFYLSGVDQEESILVLFPDAPEEKHREILFLTETNEHIAVWEGEKLTKDAAYETSGIKTVYWMKDFEKIFFEVMTQCDTVYFNTNEHYRAAHKTETRDARFIKWCKEKYPAHQVAKANPILQRLRSVKDPIELELMQKACNITEKAFRRTLKFVKPGVWEYEIEAEYYHEMIRNRSRGFAYTPIIASGKNACVLHYIQNNQQCKDGELILLDTGAEYANYSSDLTRTIPVNGRYTDRQKKVYNAVNKVKKEATKLLVPGTMWKEYHVEVGKMMTSELLDLGLLDKADVQNEDPDWPAYKKYFMHGTSHHIGLDTHDYGILTEPMKANQVFTVEPGIYIPEEGFGIRLEDDVVIQEKGEPFNLMRNIPIEAEEIEEIMNS; this is encoded by the coding sequence ATGAAATACGATAAAATCGACTCAAAATTGTTCGTTAAAAACCGGCGAAATTTCATGGAACAGATGAAACCAAAAAGCCTTGCGGTTTTTAATTCAAACGATATTTATCCTATTGGTGCCGACAGCACCATGCCTTTTGAACAAAACCGCGATTTGTTTTACCTGAGTGGCGTTGACCAGGAAGAGAGCATACTCGTGCTTTTTCCCGATGCTCCGGAAGAAAAGCATCGTGAGATCCTTTTTTTAACCGAAACCAATGAGCATATCGCCGTTTGGGAAGGGGAGAAACTTACCAAAGATGCGGCCTACGAAACCAGCGGCATCAAAACAGTATACTGGATGAAAGATTTTGAAAAGATCTTTTTCGAGGTGATGACGCAATGTGATACGGTTTATTTTAATACCAACGAACATTATCGTGCGGCGCATAAAACCGAAACAAGGGATGCCCGTTTTATAAAATGGTGCAAGGAAAAATATCCGGCTCACCAGGTCGCCAAGGCAAATCCGATTCTTCAGAGATTAAGGTCGGTTAAAGATCCTATCGAGCTTGAATTGATGCAAAAAGCCTGTAATATTACCGAAAAAGCCTTCCGCAGAACCCTTAAATTCGTGAAGCCGGGAGTTTGGGAATACGAGATCGAAGCCGAATACTACCATGAAATGATCAGGAACCGATCCCGGGGATTCGCTTATACGCCAATTATCGCCAGCGGAAAAAATGCCTGCGTTTTACATTATATTCAGAATAATCAGCAATGTAAGGACGGAGAGCTTATTCTTCTTGATACCGGTGCTGAATATGCAAATTATTCCAGTGACCTTACCAGAACCATTCCGGTGAACGGGAGGTATACCGATCGTCAGAAAAAAGTTTATAATGCGGTAAACAAGGTAAAAAAAGAGGCTACCAAACTCCTTGTTCCCGGAACTATGTGGAAAGAATATCATGTGGAGGTTGGAAAAATGATGACTTCAGAATTGCTGGATTTAGGACTTCTTGACAAAGCCGATGTTCAAAATGAAGATCCTGACTGGCCTGCTTATAAAAAATACTTTATGCATGGAACTTCTCACCATATTGGCCTTGATACTCATGACTACGGAATTTTGACCGAGCCGATGAAAGCAAATCAGGTTTTTACCGTGGAGCCCGGAATTTATATTCCTGAGGAAGGTTTTGGAATACGGCTGGAAGACGATGTGGTGATTCAGGAAAAAGGTGAGCCTTTCAATTTGATGAGAAATATTCCTATTGAGGCAGAAGAGATCGAGGAGATCATGAATTCCTGA
- the sufC gene encoding Fe-S cluster assembly ATPase SufC: protein MLKIKNLHANIEGKEILKGIDLEINAGEVHAIMGPNGSGKSTLSSVIAGREEYEMTEGEIIFEGEDLSELDPEERSHRGIFLSFQYPVEIPGVSVTNFMKTAINAQRKAHGKEDMPANEMLKLIKEKSEMLEIDRKFLSRSINEGFSGGEKKRNEIFQMAMLDPKLSILDETDSGLDIDALKVVAKGVNKLRREDNSVLLITHYQRLLNYIVPDVVHVMVDGKIVKSGGKELAYELEERGYDWVRQEKAV, encoded by the coding sequence ATGCTAAAAATAAAGAATTTACACGCCAATATTGAAGGCAAAGAAATCTTAAAGGGAATTGATCTTGAAATCAATGCGGGGGAGGTGCACGCGATCATGGGACCTAACGGCTCTGGTAAAAGTACTTTATCATCGGTGATAGCGGGTCGTGAAGAATATGAAATGACCGAAGGAGAGATTATTTTCGAAGGAGAAGATCTAAGCGAGCTTGATCCGGAAGAAAGATCCCACAGGGGAATTTTCCTCTCTTTTCAATATCCCGTGGAGATCCCGGGAGTTTCAGTGACCAATTTCATGAAAACTGCGATTAATGCTCAACGCAAGGCTCATGGAAAAGAAGATATGCCGGCGAATGAAATGCTTAAGCTGATCAAAGAGAAATCAGAAATGCTGGAAATTGATCGCAAATTTCTTTCCCGTTCTATAAATGAAGGTTTTTCAGGAGGAGAAAAGAAGAGAAATGAAATTTTCCAGATGGCCATGCTCGATCCTAAACTTTCTATACTTGATGAAACCGATTCAGGTCTTGATATTGATGCCCTGAAAGTTGTGGCTAAAGGAGTGAATAAGCTTAGAAGGGAGGACAATTCTGTGCTTTTGATCACACACTATCAGCGTTTGCTGAATTATATCGTGCCCGATGTAGTGCATGTGATGGTAGACGGAAAGATCGTAAAGTCGGGCGGAAAAGAACTCGCCTACGAACTGGAAGAAAGAGGTTACGACTGGGTGAGACAGGAAAAAGCTGTATAA
- a CDS encoding alpha/beta hydrolase, producing MTIDFEGAKINFSSEGEGNPLVLLHGFLEDIRIWNDLAKELKKERQVICIDLPGHGKSEGFSDVHTMAEMANAVKKVLDEIEVENISIAGHSMGGYVSLEFLNNFPKMVKSIMLINSTPVDDSVEKKKAREKAVELVSKNKKAYINMAIPNLFSRESKVKFCPEIEDLKNRAMKMEVKNIQAALRGMKIRTNHKSLLRSASIQKAIVAGEEDPILDFNELKSIAEECDCNFYATENGHNSYIEDAYNLRKNMHFID from the coding sequence ATGACGATAGATTTTGAAGGAGCGAAGATCAATTTCAGCAGTGAGGGAGAGGGGAATCCACTGGTTTTACTTCATGGCTTTTTGGAAGACATCCGCATCTGGAACGACCTGGCGAAGGAATTAAAAAAGGAGCGGCAGGTTATTTGCATCGATTTACCCGGCCATGGGAAATCAGAAGGATTTTCAGATGTTCATACCATGGCCGAAATGGCAAATGCCGTAAAAAAAGTTCTTGATGAAATTGAAGTTGAGAACATTAGCATTGCTGGTCATAGTATGGGAGGTTATGTGAGTTTGGAATTTCTGAATAATTTTCCTAAGATGGTAAAGAGCATTATGCTGATAAATTCAACACCTGTTGATGACTCTGTGGAAAAAAAGAAGGCCCGGGAAAAAGCCGTGGAATTGGTGAGTAAAAATAAAAAAGCCTATATAAATATGGCAATTCCGAATCTTTTTAGCAGGGAGAGCAAAGTAAAGTTTTGTCCTGAAATAGAAGATTTGAAAAACCGGGCGATGAAGATGGAAGTAAAAAATATTCAGGCGGCTTTACGCGGAATGAAAATTCGTACAAATCATAAATCGCTCCTGAGATCGGCGTCCATTCAAAAGGCCATTGTGGCAGGAGAAGAAGATCCAATATTGGATTTCAATGAGTTAAAATCAATTGCCGAAGAATGCGATTGTAATTTTTATGCCACCGAAAATGGACATAATTCGTATATAGAAGATGCTTATAATTTAAGAAAAAATATGCATTTCATCGATTAA
- the sufB gene encoding Fe-S cluster assembly protein SufB, which produces MAYTEDDLKKELETKEYEYGFYTDIESDTFPVGLNEDIVRAISKKKDEPEWMTEWRLEAYRAWEDMIEPEWANVKYPKPDFQNISYYSAPNKKPKYDSLDEVDPELLDTFKKLGISIDEQKKLAGVAVDVVMDSVSVTTTFKKTLAEKGIIFCSISEAIQKHPELVKKYIGSVVPKKDNFYAALNSAVFSDGSFCYIPKGVRCPMELSTYFRINQAGTGQFERTLVIAEPGSYVSYLEGCTAPTRDENQLHAAVVELIALDDAEIKYSTVQNWYPGSKEGKGGVYNFVTKRGLCEKNAKISWTQVETGSAVTWKYPSCVLKGDNSVGEFYSIAVTNNFQQADTGTKMIHLGKNTKSTIISKGISAGKSQNSYRGLVQIHPRAHNARNFSQCDSLLMGNKCGAHTFPYIEVKNKSAQVEHEATTSKIGEDQIFYCNQRGIDTEKAIALIVNGFSREVLNKLPMEFAVEAQKLLEISLEGSVG; this is translated from the coding sequence ATGGCATATACTGAAGACGATTTAAAGAAAGAGCTCGAGACCAAAGAGTATGAGTACGGATTTTATACTGATATAGAATCTGATACTTTTCCTGTTGGTTTAAACGAAGATATCGTTCGGGCGATTTCAAAGAAAAAGGACGAACCGGAATGGATGACGGAATGGAGACTGGAAGCTTACCGCGCCTGGGAAGATATGATTGAACCCGAATGGGCCAATGTGAAATATCCAAAACCTGATTTTCAGAATATTTCTTATTATTCGGCGCCTAATAAAAAGCCGAAATATGATAGTTTGGATGAGGTAGATCCGGAATTGCTGGATACCTTCAAAAAACTGGGTATTTCAATAGATGAGCAGAAAAAGCTTGCCGGGGTGGCGGTTGATGTGGTGATGGATTCGGTTTCTGTGACCACTACTTTCAAGAAAACACTCGCCGAAAAAGGGATAATTTTCTGTTCGATCTCAGAAGCGATCCAGAAACATCCCGAACTGGTTAAAAAATATATCGGCTCTGTGGTTCCAAAAAAGGATAATTTTTATGCAGCCTTGAACTCAGCGGTATTTAGTGACGGATCTTTCTGTTATATTCCCAAAGGCGTGCGCTGCCCGATGGAACTTTCCACCTATTTCCGTATAAATCAGGCAGGAACCGGACAATTCGAAAGAACGCTGGTTATTGCCGAGCCCGGAAGTTATGTAAGTTATTTAGAGGGTTGTACAGCCCCAACGCGTGATGAAAATCAATTACATGCTGCCGTGGTGGAACTAATCGCTCTTGATGACGCTGAAATAAAATACAGTACCGTTCAAAACTGGTATCCCGGAAGTAAAGAAGGAAAAGGCGGGGTTTACAATTTCGTTACCAAACGCGGACTTTGCGAAAAGAACGCTAAAATTTCCTGGACTCAGGTCGAGACCGGATCTGCAGTTACCTGGAAGTATCCAAGCTGTGTGCTGAAAGGAGACAATTCGGTAGGAGAATTTTATTCTATTGCCGTAACCAATAATTTTCAGCAGGCTGATACCGGAACTAAGATGATCCACCTTGGCAAAAACACGAAAAGTACCATAATTTCCAAGGGTATTTCTGCTGGAAAATCGCAAAATTCCTATCGCGGACTGGTACAAATCCATCCCCGTGCTCACAATGCCCGAAATTTTTCGCAGTGTGATTCATTGCTGATGGGCAATAAATGTGGAGCGCATACTTTCCCATATATCGAGGTAAAAAATAAGAGCGCGCAGGTAGAGCACGAAGCAACTACCAGTAAGATCGGGGAAGACCAGATCTTTTACTGTAACCAGAGGGGAATCGATACCGAAAAGGCTATCGCTTTAATTGTGAACGGGTTCAGCCGCGAGGTACTGAATAAATTACCGATGGAATTTGCGGTGGAAGCTCAGAAGTTACTTGAGATTTCACTGGAAGGATCGGTAGGATAA
- a CDS encoding HesB/IscA family protein, with translation MIRVSEEAKKKISALMTEEGFSPTADYVRVGVKSGGCSGLSYELKFDKSQAEGDKVFEDNEVKIVVDKRSVLYLAGTILEYSGGLNGKGFVFNNPNAQRTCGCGESFSL, from the coding sequence ATGATTAGAGTTAGCGAAGAAGCTAAAAAGAAAATTTCGGCCCTGATGACCGAAGAGGGATTTAGCCCGACAGCCGACTATGTTCGGGTGGGGGTGAAGAGTGGAGGATGCTCCGGCCTTTCCTATGAATTGAAATTTGACAAGTCCCAGGCTGAGGGCGATAAAGTCTTTGAAGACAATGAAGTGAAGATCGTGGTTGATAAACGCAGCGTGCTTTATCTCGCCGGAACCATTTTAGAGTATTCCGGAGGGCTGAACGGCAAGGGTTTTGTGTTTAATAACCCGAACGCTCAAAGAACCTGCGGTTGCGGGGAGAGTTTTTCGCTTTAA
- the thiL gene encoding thiamine-phosphate kinase, translating into MFENSHESRTNLSELGEFGLIDHLTKNFSPKLESTVKAGGDDAAVLNFEGKETLISTDLLLEGVHFDLSYMPLKHLGYKAVMVNLSDIYAMNGTASHVTVSIAVSNRFPVEALEELYAGIQLACKIYNVDMIGGDTTSSTSGLMISVTAVGYAEKEEIAYRSGAKPNDLLVLTGDIGAAYMGLQVLEREKEVFKANPNAQPDLDQYTYIIERQLKPEARKDIPPLLKALEVKPTSMIDISDGLSSEIIHLGKSSKTGMNLFEEKIPLDPAVISVCEEFEIDSTTIALSGGEDYELLFTIDQKDFDKIKGNPNLTVIGHVTEEKEGMHLITRANQKLPLIARGWNSMKEKDN; encoded by the coding sequence ATGTTTGAGAATAGTCACGAAAGCAGGACAAACCTTTCAGAATTAGGTGAATTTGGTCTCATTGACCACCTTACCAAAAATTTCAGTCCGAAACTGGAGTCCACAGTAAAAGCCGGAGGAGATGATGCCGCAGTGCTTAATTTTGAAGGAAAAGAGACACTTATTAGTACCGATCTTCTTTTGGAAGGCGTGCATTTTGACCTTTCTTATATGCCCCTGAAACATCTGGGCTACAAGGCGGTGATGGTCAATTTATCGGATATCTACGCGATGAACGGGACTGCCAGCCATGTAACTGTTTCCATAGCTGTTTCCAATCGTTTTCCGGTAGAGGCCCTGGAAGAACTGTACGCGGGAATCCAGCTTGCCTGTAAGATCTATAATGTGGATATGATAGGCGGCGATACTACCTCATCGACCTCGGGACTTATGATCAGCGTTACCGCCGTAGGTTATGCTGAAAAGGAAGAAATTGCCTACCGCAGTGGTGCCAAACCTAATGACCTATTGGTTCTCACCGGCGATATTGGCGCGGCATACATGGGACTTCAGGTTCTGGAACGCGAAAAAGAGGTTTTTAAAGCCAATCCAAATGCCCAGCCCGATCTTGATCAATACACTTATATTATCGAAAGACAACTGAAACCTGAAGCAAGAAAAGATATTCCGCCTTTGTTAAAAGCTCTGGAGGTGAAACCAACCTCAATGATCGATATTAGCGACGGACTTTCTTCAGAGATAATTCACCTGGGTAAAAGTTCGAAAACAGGAATGAATCTTTTTGAAGAAAAAATCCCTCTTGACCCGGCGGTTATTTCGGTTTGTGAAGAATTTGAAATTGACAGTACGACTATTGCTCTAAGTGGCGGAGAAGATTATGAACTGCTTTTCACTATAGATCAAAAAGATTTCGATAAGATAAAAGGAAACCCAAACCTCACGGTAATCGGGCATGTAACTGAAGAAAAAGAAGGCATGCATTTAATTACCAGGGCAAATCAGAAATTACCGCTGATCGCAAGGGGCTGGAATTCAATGAAAGAAAAAGACAATTAA